From one Gemella morbillorum genomic stretch:
- a CDS encoding DNA-3-methyladenine glycosylase I produces the protein MTKIRCPWVKGELDTKYHDTEWGRKTHDERELFEYLILEGMQAGLSWSLILKKRENFRKAFDNFDYNICANYSDDYLNSLLEDEGIIRNKLKIYGVRKNALAFLKVREEFGTFDNYIWQFTDFKTLSSNLKSYKDAPSNTELSDKISKDMKKRGFTFVGSTIIYSYMQAIGMINDHQVDCFCYSDCR, from the coding sequence ATGACAAAGATTAGATGCCCATGGGTAAAAGGAGAGTTAGATACAAAATATCACGATACTGAATGGGGAAGAAAAACTCATGATGAAAGAGAGTTGTTTGAGTATTTAATTTTAGAAGGGATGCAGGCTGGACTTAGTTGGTCATTAATTCTAAAAAAACGAGAAAATTTTAGAAAAGCTTTTGATAATTTTGACTATAATATTTGCGCGAATTATAGCGATGACTATTTAAACTCTTTACTAGAAGATGAGGGTATTATTAGAAATAAGTTAAAAATATATGGTGTGAGAAAAAATGCATTAGCCTTTTTGAAAGTAAGAGAAGAATTTGGAACTTTCGACAACTACATTTGGCAATTTACAGATTTTAAAACACTTAGTTCAAATCTGAAATCTTATAAAGATGCGCCTAGTAATACTGAATTATCAGATAAAATAAGCAAGGATATGAAAAAAAGAGGATTTACTTTTGTAGGAAGTACAATCATATACAGCTATATGCAAGCGATAGGAATGATAAACGATCACCAAGTAGACTGCTTTTG